The Erythrobacter sp. JK5 genome includes a region encoding these proteins:
- a CDS encoding N-acetyltransferase produces MHELLALMRSLAEFEGYLDAFEVDEVAILRAGFDTDRPTFDAFVAVASATNRVIGMAVTYVIPWTYDLRPTLVLKELFVLPEARGAGVGAKLMREVARHALAIEARRIGWTVIPSNSAAKSFYASLGARPETEWEPWILETSEIANLADDGPASPIKRKV; encoded by the coding sequence GTGCACGAACTGTTGGCGCTCATGCGCAGCCTCGCAGAGTTCGAGGGATATCTCGATGCGTTCGAGGTCGATGAAGTGGCGATTCTTCGGGCCGGTTTCGACACTGACCGTCCCACGTTCGATGCGTTTGTTGCCGTAGCTTCGGCGACCAATCGGGTCATCGGAATGGCGGTGACCTATGTGATCCCATGGACCTATGATCTGCGTCCTACGCTGGTGCTCAAGGAACTGTTTGTCCTTCCCGAAGCGCGCGGAGCAGGCGTGGGGGCAAAGCTGATGCGCGAGGTGGCTCGGCATGCGCTCGCAATCGAGGCCAGACGCATCGGCTGGACCGTCATCCCCTCGAACAGCGCGGCGAAGAGCTTCTATGCCAGCCTGGGAGCACGTCCTGAGACGGAATGGGAGCCGTGGATACTCGAAACGTCAGAGATCGCGAACCTGGCTGATGATGGTCCTGCCTCGCCTATCAAAAGGAAAGTCTAG
- a CDS encoding DinB family protein, which yields MSESTNAIPLNDVCPWSGNPVSADALTSYRGSTVGFCNPDCRDKFAAAVAMFDPRIARCGEGQPTSAFVRLAQYNSWMNGNLLDALAKLSGDQLWEDRGAFFKSIMGTMNHLMVWDITWLQRFERQFGFRILSPVAEMHSPTANDEVLHRGLGEFANARLHLDGLLFAFVSEVDPAHLEDTLEYAISNGTRFRKNCGAVLQHLFNHQTHHRGQVTTLLSQFGVDPGTTDLLAILPEVPSA from the coding sequence ATGAGCGAAAGCACAAATGCCATACCGCTCAATGACGTTTGCCCATGGTCGGGCAATCCCGTCTCTGCAGACGCTCTGACCAGCTATCGCGGGAGCACGGTTGGCTTTTGCAATCCCGACTGCCGCGACAAGTTTGCCGCCGCTGTTGCAATGTTCGATCCCCGGATCGCCCGGTGCGGAGAGGGGCAGCCGACCTCCGCTTTCGTTCGCCTTGCTCAATACAATTCATGGATGAACGGCAATTTGCTTGACGCGCTGGCGAAGCTTTCCGGCGACCAGCTATGGGAGGATCGCGGCGCGTTCTTCAAATCAATCATGGGGACGATGAACCACCTCATGGTCTGGGACATCACCTGGCTCCAGCGCTTCGAACGCCAGTTTGGATTTCGCATCCTGAGCCCAGTCGCAGAGATGCACTCGCCGACCGCGAATGATGAAGTGCTGCACCGTGGCCTCGGAGAATTCGCGAATGCGCGTCTCCATCTGGACGGTTTGCTTTTTGCCTTTGTTTCCGAAGTCGATCCGGCCCATCTCGAGGACACCCTTGAGTATGCAATCTCCAATGGCACGCGGTTCAGGAAGAACTGCGGCGCGGTGTTGCAGCACCTGTTCAATCACCAAACGCACCACCGCGGACAGGTGACGACGCTGCTGTCGCAATTCGGGGTTGATCCGGGAACAACCGATCTGTTGGCGATCCTGCCTGAAGTTCCTTCCGCGTGA